The Diabrotica virgifera virgifera chromosome 4, PGI_DIABVI_V3a genome segment AGCCGATGGAGATAGTAGTGTTCATCAAAAATGTTAGAAAATACGTATGTGAATAATTTTGTTGAGAAAAATTGTATGTCGTAACCATCTTCTAAGAAAGTATTGTAAGTACAATTTTAAAAGTTTATCAACAAAACGATATAGCTACGATGGAAAACTAAACTTCTTTATAAGttgtttcaaataaaaattataataaaaatcttgcAATTTTGGTAGCATATTTTCCCACagttctatatctttataaatcTTTTCGTATAAAATTCCTTTTGGGGTCCATACTGCAAAGTAACAGTATTCGCTGTTCGAAATAAATAACTGTCCTTGTACTTGGTAGTAATAGGAATCAgttcttttcaaatgcaattgACCGTCAATTAATTGGCAAAATTGAAGTTTGTTTTGTTCAATAGCTTCTTCAGACGTAAGTTATCTAGCTTTATATGGACATTTCATTTCGACTACGCCTGAGTCACCTATTAAGCCATCAGGACTAGCTGCAAGAAAGGGATATTCATCATGTATGAAAAGTCCTGATAGttcaatatttatatttaaaattgtttctaacaTTTCTTTTGCTTTCGGTTCATTCGCAATTCCATATTCCGTAAATCTATTTCAACAAAACGTTCGATTCAATATTGCTTCAATAGTTTTAGTTCTGTCTGTTTTCTCTCgcaatttgcatatttttccGAAATTGCTGGACGTTAACCGTTGTTGACGTTCTACATACCAAGCAGCACTATTACCTTGAGCAGTGGTATTATTAAAAATCTCTGTTCTTTCTGAGATATTTTTTaccagattttttaaaaattcctgTTTTTTTGCTTCGAATTCTTCATCCGACAACTGAACTGACTCTTCTGCATTTAGACCATAGTCTTTATCAGGTTTATTattactttgttttttaaaatattttttttggttttttttttcttgtatccattttttaatttttctttgagAAAATAAATTTTGGTAATGACCAGTTGCATTTTTGCTTATATTTtgcaatatattatttaaataatttccaCGGGAATATATGACACTGCTGCCGCCAAACACCTTAACTGATAGCCACCTTTCTTGGTTTTTACACTCGATTTTctcaataaaaaagttattgccGTACGGTTTGGCTTCACACATTTTTTTGTACGTGCTGCTGTCGCCatcagcaataaaatatttatatttcaagtTGTGCATTTGTATGCTCTGTTTAAAACCTTCTACAACAATTGCACTTTCCATTGCAGTCGAAGTACCGTTATAATTTTTGTAACATACGTATGGAGTGATAGAATTTTTTGACGCACACACAACAATACTTGTTTTTTACACCTAAATACAATAGTTTGCCAGTTCTTTTTCCTATGATAGAAGCCACACCCGAATTGGCCGAAAATATAGATTTATTAGATCTTCTTGCCCATGCACCATCAGCTATTACACTAATGACAGCTTTGTCATCTTCTGGATCAACTTCACCCCATTCTTGTGCTAGACTTTCTTCCTCTTTTCCAGCAGCTAGCATCAATTCCGTGGCTGTATTATAGAAATTGTCCACAGCTTTCCTTCTATTTTCTTGTAGATCTTTGACATCACTGGCATATTTAGGGTAGAACACCATTCTTTTAAATTGGCATATCCCAATCCAATCGATATCACTCCAGTTACAGCAGCAGTATTGACTGGAGTCTGTTTCGAATATGGATCATCAGTGGAAACTTCCACAGTTGACTTACAGGTGTTACACTGGAATAGAAAAGTCGATTCCAATCCCTTCCTAGTTTCTTTCAACAACTCTACTGTGCTACCATCACAAGAAAATAGACCACAGTGTGGAAAACTTAGCAGAGCTTTGGAAAAATGACGTCTACAATTGTTCTTCCACAAATTTTGGAAGGTGACCTGAAAATAAAGTGTTTATGGTCCAACTCTCTGAGAAATATATTTTACTTACAAAGTTTCCATTTGCCCTGATTTTTCAAGAATCTGAAACTCTTTAGAAACGCCCTCTGTTCGAATTCCAGTATCTACTTGGCCATATCTAAAAAACGCAATTTTGTTATTGCAAATTATTACTAGATAATGAGAAAAAATGGTTCACTTACGCACTCGTTGAAGGACGAACTTCATTTTCAAGTGCCGTATTCGGAATTTCATCCACACAGTAAGCTTTGCTTTCCTAAAAAATTAAAGTTCTATTACTTTCTGATGatttttttaactatattttcatattcatgtATATACAGAAAATAAAATGATGCTCCGAAATCCAATTTTTTACGAGTTTTTTAAATGTAGATTATAAATAAAGATGAAATTTTTTCCAATAAATGACCAGTCACTCAACCACCCCTTCAATTAGATTAGAAAATGGAAATTGGGCAAGAAATAGTCAGGCAAATTCAGAGAGGTTTCAAATTACTTAGCACAAAATTTTGAACAAATGAACAAAATATAGTAGACCTAGCAGGGATGGAAACAATTCAAGTTAGCTCAGAAATTACTCCCGttacattaaaaaagaaatacgaGAAAACATAAATCCCAAGAAAACTCCAGGATCTGATCTTACATTGATTTTACTGCAAAATATATGCTCTAAGCTCAtgtaaagaagaaaagaaaagaattttgattgaaatacaaaaaaatatactggctgcaatctacaattattattattatataagtaAAACGGAACCATAGTGTTGTTATAAAAACAGTTAGTATAAAAATTTAGAAggaaaatgccaaaaatcaacaGAAAATACTTCTATtcaaacaaaattaaattaaataatcgGTACTTACTGATGGCTTGCATAAAATTTCCTCAATCGACGTCGACTTTTGCGTGGCGCACAGAAACGTCTTCGAGAACTACCCATTGTAAAAACTATCACACTGGTTTGTCAAAAGTCTGAATAAgccttttcaaaatatttatgacTACCCCAAAGCGAGAGGGCGTACCTATATCGTTGTCGATATCTACCTGTCGGCTAGATATCGACAAGGAGAGCCTGTGCCGGATCGACAGAGACAATTTTTACCAGCACTTtggattttttaaaaagtttaaacaaaatagCTATTTTGTGTTacactttatttaaaaaataaaaacagattcGGAAAGTGCGAAAAATTCTATAGCGCcatatttattttactattttttatgttaattttaaacaaaaatatttttaaaaagtgtattgtttaaacaatttcataATTCATACACAAATAGTGCGCTAGAATTTTTTAGGACCtttcatataaaaaaaagaattatcTCAATATCTGCCATAGTTTTTGCGTCATTTTGTTTAAACTTTAACATTGGAATTTCCTATGCCCAGAATCGCGAGGAACGGCCTTAATTCCTTTTcatattatttacattaaaagCTGTGTTTCAGTATCGAGTTTGATTAACATCAAAATAAAGGAATAAGAATAAGGACAGTgttaataaaacataaaacaatTGTATGGTACGTTTAGTACAAGAAAAGTAAGACTCATATTAATTACATCACTATTAAGTGCTATTACTATTGAAAGCCATGTACGCAAAAAGAAAGTTAAATTTTGTCCTTTTAGACTTTCTAATTTAAATCACGGGCCCTATTTTATAAATAGATAAAGATAGATACCTACTTAGGATCTGATAAATTTAAGATTACCCCGAAATTATACGAATTTAGTCAAATGcaaacttgcataaaattttctATTACGGTGAGAAAATACAAATATTAGCGTTGCAGTGTCTTATATCTAGCTATTCATAATCATTGTGTATCAGGTTCCGACTACATTATGCGATTAAATGATTGCGATGTTGCCACTACTAAGAGGCGCAGTGAACCGGTGGACATAGCGTATATATCGGAGGCGCCCACTACCTTCGGCTAACGACAGAATATACGCGTGTAACAAGCTGCGCCTCTGACGCCAGATACGGCGAACTAAAATGTATATCGATAGACGTTAATGACTCGATTTTACCTCTACTTAAAAAATTGGCAAACGCCTTATACAGACGAGTTAGCAAATAAATGCACAAGAAACATGACTGTACGTGTTCGCCTCCGATTTCGGAGGCGAACTCGTAAAATCGGAGGCACACTCGAACTAAGGATGTAGCAATCGGAGGTGTATGGGTAGCAAatgcacatatatatatatatgcagtatgtccctgtaagttgtatccatatggaaaacttttttattattaattttaggaaaaaagtcattcttcataaaaagctctgcatggtccgaaacctaagattcaaccatgagatataaaattttatgaatattctacgagatatgtcaaaaagtttgaatttcactaaagagtaaagtagctttatttttcacaatattgaaaattgctattattaaaagttgtttggaattaaaaactatattctaatatgcaattacatccttctaattgaattttttttttttttttttgaaaaattatggataactaacattattttcagttatttcaattctgataactcttttattattaattttacgaaaaaaagtgattcttaataaaaagttcttcatggtctgaaacctaaaataaaaccatcctatgtcaaattttatcaattttatacaaggtatgtcaaaaaatatgaatttggctcaagaggaaaatacctttatttttcacaataacgaaaattgttattatgaaaagttattaagaattaaaaaccatgtttcagtatgtaattacatctttcttattgaaatattttgaactataaaggtactttacttttgatctaaatttatattttttgacacacctcgtataaaattgacataagatggttgtattttaggttttagagtgttttagaccatgcagaacgttttattacgaatcacttttttcgtaaaattaataataaaagagttattagaattaaaattactgaaaataatgttgttatccataattttgcaaaaaaaaaaattttcaattagaaggatgtaattgcattttagaatatagtttttaattccaaacaacttttcattataacaattttcaatattgtgaaaagtaaagctactttactcttgagtgaaattcaaactttttgacatacctcgtataatgttcataaaatttgatatctgatggttgaatcttaggttttggaccatgcagagctttttatgaagaataactttttttcgtaaaattaataataaaaaagttttccatatggatacaacttacagggacatactgtatatataaaaaaattgaggAATACCATTTGGGGAGAACTCTACAAACATTagttttaatattgttaatagaGGAAATTTGCTCGTTTGTCTAATCTTTTGTGACTAGTTGCAAATAACCAATGCACAGCGTAGGTGTTTTTTTAATAACCaaaattaattagtttttttatatttattttgtttccCGTATTCTCCACTTtgttattaaaataatgtatttgttTCCCGTATTTTgtattactattttatttttattttacgcGTCATATCTCAATATCAcatttcaattattaaaaaataacatgtTCCTTTAAAATACATTCGCGCATCTCTACATTTATGTGCTAGGGACATTTACCATTCCCTTTCTGCTTCTGGTAAAATTTGGGGTCATATCTTTGGGGAGAAAATCTAAAGCAGGGAAATGAAAATTCCGTCAGTTGATCAGTTGACGTTTGACAGGACAGTTTTCActgtttttgttgttattttccctattttcttgtttattttttagTTTCGCGTGAAAAATGATAGGCCGGGTAATTGAAGAAGAAGGTTTTTAATATTGGTGTGTAGTAATTGTTTGAAATCATTTCGGGTGAGTAAAAACCGGCTTTGAATTATTAATAACGTTTACTAGTAGgtaatgttatttattatttataaagttACACTGGCTATTAAACGTTCAAATTTTGtcaatacataatatatattataataaatcaGAAAATAGTATTGTTATAAAACGATAAAGGGAGTAGAAATTTCAAGAATGTAttatttacttaaataattaaaaatgccTTAAATAAATGATTAAGTTATACATTAATAATCGATTTGGAGGTGTATAATATCACAGTCTTTATGGCAGAAGAACTTATATGTTTATAAGATtataaatttatagaaaaaaaaacaaaaaacgtgGTACAGTATGCGGTACTGCAGACTAGCGTGAAGTCGGTTatactatagtcggttcgctaaactcggacacaactggctagtgattttagtaggtattttttttgttttttgccaaaattggcaaaattactaactatttagtaattattaactaattagtaataatttttttgtcaattttaccaaattggcaaaattacttactaaaataactagccaattgtgtctgagtttagcgaaccgactatacctatgttttatgtatttttaaaatttaattattttaaattaattttgcTGCATT includes the following:
- the LOC126883127 gene encoding uncharacterized protein LOC126883127, giving the protein MESAIVVEGFKQSIQMHNLKYKYFIADGDSSTYKKMCEAKPYGNNFFIEKIECKNQERWLSVKVFGGSSVIYSRGNYLNNILQNISKNATGHYQNLFSQRKIKKWIQEKKNQKKYFKKQSNNKPDKDYGLNAEESVQLSDEEFEAKKQEFLKNLVKNISERTEIFNNTTAQGNSAAWYVERQQRLTSSNFGKICKLREKTDRTKTIEAILNRTFC